The sequence tttttttttttgcttttgttacTGTGTTGTTTGCCACatgagcgaaaaaaaaaatgaacatgTAATTGAATGCATTCATGTGACGCCATTCATAACATGCCACAATTAATAGTTGAACGAACTTGTTGCAATGTTGTTTATGTTTGTTTGGCACagtgtatgtgtgtttgttgttgctgttataaatttttcattatatgcttcatattttgttgttattgttgtaagtcatttaaattgttgctgatgtagttgttgttgttatttgttttttttaagtgcatgcttttgaagtattaaataacataaattccacttaaatgaaattatttctttagtatttttatattttgttattgttgctgtttttaagctttccaacaaaatattgtgGCAACAATGCtaatgttgtgtatttttttaactCTGCTAAAAGGTGCTGCTTAAATATATGCAACATTGTATTATGGCATTAATGAGTTGATTGTTAATGATGCGTTTTAGCAGAGCTGAACAAATGTTTGTTACTTAGTGCAACATTTTTAATGACTGAAATGTTTGCTGCCTGGCAAAAGTATTAAATATAGTAATCATTTGTAACTTTAGTAAATCAATATATTTTCTCACACTTCATTTATTGCCAAAACATGTCATTTAGTCTATAACTCTAACCATAATTCATtaacaacaagtaagaatgtTATATTCGGCCTTGCCGAATGTTATATACTCACCACCGAAAGGAACCCTTTTTGACAGGACCACACCACTCATCAGATGTAGTgccatttactttaaaatatctgatAAAATGACAAAGTTATTAGACCAAACCTGTAGATCATTAAGTCTAGATCCATTTAGCTCACCAAGGTTGGCTAATATATAGTTGTCCAGGAATCTGTGCCTCTAGAAGCTCAAGACTGGACATTACAGAGAAGGTAAAATTCGTTTCCTTTTTTTCCCTGTTCTTGCTGCTACGACAATGGCCGTTAAAGGGCAGAACAAGGCGACTTTCATGAATCCAGTGTCACTGCCAGCAACCTTGATATATCCCTTATATTAGGAGTTATCAGTTGCatagtttgtttttcattaaaagagCTTAGCTATCtgcatttatataaaatgtgccATCTATTCTAAGCCTTTGTAAGAAAATGTCTGaagataatatttttgaatagttCTTCGCCAGAGGAGGAAACGATATCCAAAGAAGATCCCATTATGGCTAACTCATCTGCCTGTTCATTGCCATAGTAATCTCTATGTACAGGGACTCGAACTAAAGTAATGTATGTTATCGAAAAACATCCAGCCTCGCTGCGCTGCATAAAGAgttattaatgtaaaattttaacaattaaagatatcataagaaaatttgtaaccaatatagactcaaatgtccttaaatcaatggcattagaatttttgacatcttttattttcaaataccgaaattaataaaacggggaaaatgtgttccaaaaactgggtttttttaataaagtgcctactgtgacgttatttaccgtgtgatagtaaaaatacttagtaggtatttaagaaacatatggggttatacaaatatggagctttttcgtggatcgctttgcctttttagaattttttattcaaaccgaatttttttttaaattggccaagtttgtaTAGGACTGGGTAGTGGTGTGTCTGCTAaaatgagccaaatttttctttacacgcttttgcattaagttatctttccggatcatataaaaattctatatagtcccgcagaaattttttttctacaaaagaaaaaatatatgggtttttttgggaaaaaacgtaaaaaatacggccctttttacaagttccaactttggatgcgtataactttttagaGGGAAGAGATAtctgttagcaagtttttttattttatttagaattttatcgccaatatagctgatattttagaaataaatttcgaaccTCCGTTAGCCTGCCATATCTAAAAacccataaaaagatcgagcaaaattaaaaaaaataaatcaataaacctgaatatctcttcaactaatagagataaccacatgtaagcgtattttttgtagatcttctcaaggactatttatattaaaaatttcagctcattcggatcataaatggatttttttataaaattttagacccgaggtgaccatcTTTGAGGGActacgtactggcccccattagcacTAGGAAGCTGAAGAatcgtaaatcaactcgaaaacacctcagctcaaaccatgtggaatttcgtaacaatatctccaatatttcccaaaataccgaattattaccaaaaaaaaagtttttaaaccactgtgcaatggaGGAATGGGTTAATATAGTTGGTCTACGACATAGTTTTCCTTTTTATGAATATGATTACTGCATCTTATACTGCTACATTAATTGCATCCAAAAATTATTgccttacaaaaatgattttggaaggcaTACATTAAGCTATTCGCATAAGTGGTGAAGAACTTAGAAAAAATCAGCGCTTCTTGTTAGGCAATCACTGGGTctgtaagattttattgcttCTCAGCAGCTCTAAAATCTATGTGCACAATTGTTTGCACATATTTAATTCGATGAAATCAGGTTTATATTAAAGCTGTGAAATATGCTTATTTTGGATTGCTTATGCAGAGCCTCTACGCGAGGaatcccatataaaaatcatgtaatctTTCATGCGAAGTGGTAGCAGTATACAAGTGCTCTCTGCCTTACAAACCTGCTTCCGAGAAAGCAGCATTTTTTGCTGGGATCGAACATCTGTAATAAACTATACTTCTTGTCCCTGTGTTGAGTATTGAGCATTATTTAAAGGGAGATTTCGGATTTTTTCAACCATGGAAGACTCAAGCCTGGAATCTTTGTCTCTTTTGTTAAAAGTACAAGTTctgttttgtttgaatttaacTCAAGGCTACTTTCCGTGGCCCAATTGTTGAGAATCTCAAAAGCATTGGACATAATATCACTTATCACATTCGGAAACAATCCTGATACTAGTGTCACACCATTACGTCTGTATAAGCAACAACTTTTATCCCTTTTTTGTCTAGTTCAATGAGAATGGAGTTAATAACGATAAGCTGAAGATGTGTAGAGATCACTCCGGCCTGAGGTGTACCTCGCACAACCTGCCTGGACTCAACGCTATTACCAAGATTTACATATACTCTTCGACATCCAAGTTAATAAGAGCTTGTTGAATTGCAAGTTTAGTTACGTTATTGACAGCAGACTCTATAAAAAATTGCCTTTCATGTTGTCAAAGCTTCAAtacgtatggtacccaatttcccagcttttggatgaatgctGCTGTTTGCaatcgttttgaaattgtttagctcccaatgattttgcaagctgttgTTCAGTTTGACAACAATTATCTTGGTctccaaacttttttggcttgcCTGGacgatttttgtcttccgtgtcaaaatcaccacttctgaaccaaaGAAAACATCTTTCGCAAGTTGAAATCGATGGAAAACATTTatcataagcttcggtgagcaatcggtgtgctttcagcggcacttttttttaaatgaaagaaagcaaaacttcccgcatataatGAGGACTGGGAGAAATCCTGagcttgtttttgtttatcaaaaGAACAAAATTTGTACAATTTCATGATATTATCtgtaatatatttaatgcaaataGCATAGCATGTTATCCAGAACACTACATAAAATATAactaattgaaatataattttttaaagctaaaatagAATAGTGTGTCCTTCAGCTGATAatagttgaaattttgaaatattttgcggGTTGTCTCACCTTTTTCTCCAATTTCAAtgccaaacatttctgatcaacaaagaatatttcgGAAACTTTCATGACTGTATGTTCTTTCCTAGTGGCAATAATAGGCAGAGGTACGGGCATACCTAAATCGCCTTAGCATTGTATAAGAGCCCAATATATTCTGGGCTCTTGTAcaattctaagtcgatttagGTATCACGTTTTGGTTCTACAATCAATATTCCAACATGTTGCAAACGGCATGAAAaactcaatatacccccatTTTTTTGTGTTGAGtataaaaactcataaataCCCGCTGTGAGGAACACAATCATTCAATCAAtataatcataaatataaatgattcatttacacAAAACCAACATAAAATCCTTTTAAATCAAAGAACAATTTTactatttagaaaaacaaacattGCCTTTCATTACAACCGACACTTAGTATAAAAGCTCATTTCCTGTTGAACATAAACTAGTCATTGTTACGACGTTGAGTAATTCTAACTTCATACTTAGCATAAtggttaaattatttaaaatttctctcAAAATTTCCATAATCTGTATAATATTTTCCCTAAATAACCTAACTGAGGCCTTGCGTTACAATCATCAAGGGACGGGAGATGAAAATTGTGAAACCATTAAATCGGAGATACATTTAATCAAGGAGGAATTCGATGAGTTGGGACGTATGCAACGTACCTGTAATGCCGATGTTATAGTCAACAAGTGTGAGGGTTTGTGCAACAGTCAAGTGCAGCCTTCGGTTATAACGCCCACGGGGTTTCTGAAAGtgattaaaatggaataaattttgttagaaattaGTTGTGaataataattgttattgtCTTATTTAAAGGAGTGCTATTGCTGTCGCGAAAGTTTTCTGAAGGAAAAAATCATTACTCTTTCTCATTGTTACGATCCTGATGGCACCCGTTTGAATTCTCAAGACATGGCCACTATGGATATTCGTTTGCGTGAGCCCACCGACTGCAAGTGCTTCAAATGTGGTGATTTTACtagataaattattttaaacaaaattaatggaAGCTGATACAGTGTTACAGTGaaaagtgaaataaaatttatatttaaatgaataaactGAACAATATTTATACTGAACTATACTACAACTAGAGTTTCgtgttaatatttttcttaaagtatacAGCTGAAGacagcactcttacttgttatacccaaTATAcggatccataattgaccctaccccccATATAAACCCTAAGAAAAATATTCTATTGTCATATATTGATGGTGGGCATACAAGATTCGACACGAACAGTAAAttcttcaaaagaaaaaaaatttaaaaggctttttaaaccaataCACAATTTTGACGTATTGTGGCTCCAGTAGTTAAACAtggtacaaatttttaattctatggagaggtttttttgAACAAATGTTTAGGTCCAATAAtaatgattactcaaaaacggttagtccgatattattaaagtaaactcaaacaaatttaaatttatttactctttaatccgttttaaatataataaaacagtgaagataaaaatttatttattacttgaaaatagaaatttctttttgatttaaaaaactcatgtaaAACAGAAAACGCCAggaattgttcaggtttattactttaccgcaaagccacataaaatagcaacaaaatgagatatcgatcataaaaatcgattgattcttttcgaatttattcacaactagctgacccgacagacgttgtcctgtccaagttaaaaaaaatgcttgtgttccatttgtgaatttgtgagaagcggtttgaaaagtgtacaaatagttaaaaagaaaaaaaagtattattgaatgataatttttattcatataggacatagaataaaatatacatagaagcgctactgagggacaaagaacctaagtttgttgtcaaaaacctaagtcttgcaacaacataatacatgtaaatcaatgtacctattttgagtttttatataagtaattgaattttggtctgaaaaatgattaaacgtttattgaccatgttattagcgattttagatatcgtgagtttttatataaaaaaatcttttttttttgtcagaaatatgagtgatcacagatcgagcttattggccagttattagcgaatttagaaattttgagtttttatttaaaaaatctatttttgttaagaaatatgagtgatcacagctcgattcaacgcttattggccaagttattagcgaatttagatattgtgagtttttatataaaaaatcgatttttggtcagaaatataagtgaacagattgagctccttttcttgattaaacgctttagatattttgaggttattagggtatt comes from Calliphora vicina chromosome 2, idCalVici1.1, whole genome shotgun sequence and encodes:
- the Pburs gene encoding partner of bursicon; this translates as MVKLFKISLKISIICIIFSLNNLTEALRYNHQGTGDENCETIKSEIHLIKEEFDELGRMQRTCNADVIVNKCEGLCNSQVQPSVITPTGFLKECYCCRESFLKEKIITLSHCYDPDGTRLNSQDMATMDIRLREPTDCKCFKCGDFTR